Proteins from one Diprion similis isolate iyDipSimi1 chromosome 3, iyDipSimi1.1, whole genome shotgun sequence genomic window:
- the LOC124404126 gene encoding methyltransferase-like protein 17, mitochondrial isoform X2 yields the protein MGETSARVMVKIDETVNKQIESDELHPKRHPGIIKSKAIELPKWVEKAMVEAAADHPMKPLRQAAGVLANYLNQRHPPMEKHDFINKVTEVQELMTRNIDLSKLSTKEIDEFWSRNQNKVKIKLKQKVYAWAPVEYDAYKSLCYMLARGAQEYSVLHRIFKEIHLADEEFQPKTLFDFGSGIGTVTWVASQFWIKSLQEYYCVDSSGDMNQLAESIIANHPSKLKEVYFRQFLPSSSKIKSDIVVSAFSLFELPNVQARLDVVLNLWMRTNNYLVIVEQGTNAGFKIVNEARDFILNMSIESLETDNPNPFHVFAPCPHDTICPRYIIDTTPCNFESSYFNALVGKQTEIKKERFSYVVLKKGERPADDPQWPRIVRPCLFRSKHIVCRMCTGTGKLEEIVFTAAKHGKPLYKCVKNSDWGDKLPLQIINPKEPDSND from the exons ATGGGTgag ACTTCGGCGAGAGTGATGGTGAAAATTGACGAGActgtgaataaacaaatagaaTCAGATGAACTGCATCCGAAACGACATCCGGGAATAATAAAGTCAAAAGCCATAGAATTACCGAAATGGGTCGAGAAAGCGATGGTTGAAGCTGCTGCGG ATCACCCAATGAAACCTTTGCGCCAAGCGGCTGGCGTCCTGGctaattatttgaatcaaCGTCATCCACCAATGGAAAAACACGATTTCATTAATAAAGTAACGGAAGTGCAAGAGTTAATGACGAGAAATATCGATCTAAGTAAACTATCTACCAAAGAAATAGATGAGTTTTGGAGTCGAAATCAGAATaaagttaaaattaaattgaaacagAAAGTTTACGCTTGGGCTCCTGTGGAATACGATGCTTACAAGAGTTTATGTTACATGCTGGCTCGTGGAGCTCAGGAATATTCAGTATTACATCGCATATTTAAGGAGATACACCTGGCCGATGAagaatttcagccgaaaacaTTATTTGACTTTGGATCTGGAATCGGCACAGTAACATG GGTGGCGTCTCAATTTTGGATAAAATCGTTGCAAGAATATTACTGCGTAGATTCTTCAGGAGACATGAATCAATTGGCTGAATCCATAATAGCAAATCATCCATCCAAGCTCAAGGAAGTTTACTTTCGGCAATTTTTACCTTCGTCAAGTAAG ATAAAATCAGACATTGTCGTTTCGGCATTTTCGTTATTTGAACTGCCGAACGTGCAAGCCAGGCTCGATGTAGTTTTAAATCTTTGGATGCGGactaataattatttagtCATAGTAGAGCAGGGAACAAATGCGGGATTCAAG ATTGTGAACGAGGCCCGTGACTTTATTTTGAATATGTCCATCGAATCCTTGGAGACTGACAATCCAAATCCGTTTCACGTCTTTGCACCA TGTCCCCATGATACGATCTGCCCGAGATATATCATCGACACGACACCATGTAACTTCGAATCATCTTATTTTAACGCGCTGGTGggaaaacaaacggaaataaaaaaggaacgTTTTTCGTATGTCGTCCTGAAGAAAG GCGAGCGCCCTGCAGATGATCCACAGTGGCCTAGGATTGTCAGACCATGTTTGTTTCGTTCAAAGCATATCGTGTGTCGGATGTGTACAGGGACAGGGAAACTTGAGGAGATTGTCTTCACAGCCGCCAAGCACGGAAA ACCGCTCTACAAATGTGTCAAAAACAGCGATTGGGGAGATAAACTACCGCTTCAAATCATAAACCCAAAAGAACCGGACTCCAatgattaa
- the LOC124404126 gene encoding methyltransferase-like protein 17, mitochondrial isoform X1 has translation MLRRFTALEKLQKRWTSARVMVKIDETVNKQIESDELHPKRHPGIIKSKAIELPKWVEKAMVEAAADHPMKPLRQAAGVLANYLNQRHPPMEKHDFINKVTEVQELMTRNIDLSKLSTKEIDEFWSRNQNKVKIKLKQKVYAWAPVEYDAYKSLCYMLARGAQEYSVLHRIFKEIHLADEEFQPKTLFDFGSGIGTVTWVASQFWIKSLQEYYCVDSSGDMNQLAESIIANHPSKLKEVYFRQFLPSSSKIKSDIVVSAFSLFELPNVQARLDVVLNLWMRTNNYLVIVEQGTNAGFKIVNEARDFILNMSIESLETDNPNPFHVFAPCPHDTICPRYIIDTTPCNFESSYFNALVGKQTEIKKERFSYVVLKKGERPADDPQWPRIVRPCLFRSKHIVCRMCTGTGKLEEIVFTAAKHGKPLYKCVKNSDWGDKLPLQIINPKEPDSND, from the exons ATGCTGCGGAGATTTACGGCACTGGAAAAGCTACAGAAGCGATGG ACTTCGGCGAGAGTGATGGTGAAAATTGACGAGActgtgaataaacaaatagaaTCAGATGAACTGCATCCGAAACGACATCCGGGAATAATAAAGTCAAAAGCCATAGAATTACCGAAATGGGTCGAGAAAGCGATGGTTGAAGCTGCTGCGG ATCACCCAATGAAACCTTTGCGCCAAGCGGCTGGCGTCCTGGctaattatttgaatcaaCGTCATCCACCAATGGAAAAACACGATTTCATTAATAAAGTAACGGAAGTGCAAGAGTTAATGACGAGAAATATCGATCTAAGTAAACTATCTACCAAAGAAATAGATGAGTTTTGGAGTCGAAATCAGAATaaagttaaaattaaattgaaacagAAAGTTTACGCTTGGGCTCCTGTGGAATACGATGCTTACAAGAGTTTATGTTACATGCTGGCTCGTGGAGCTCAGGAATATTCAGTATTACATCGCATATTTAAGGAGATACACCTGGCCGATGAagaatttcagccgaaaacaTTATTTGACTTTGGATCTGGAATCGGCACAGTAACATG GGTGGCGTCTCAATTTTGGATAAAATCGTTGCAAGAATATTACTGCGTAGATTCTTCAGGAGACATGAATCAATTGGCTGAATCCATAATAGCAAATCATCCATCCAAGCTCAAGGAAGTTTACTTTCGGCAATTTTTACCTTCGTCAAGTAAG ATAAAATCAGACATTGTCGTTTCGGCATTTTCGTTATTTGAACTGCCGAACGTGCAAGCCAGGCTCGATGTAGTTTTAAATCTTTGGATGCGGactaataattatttagtCATAGTAGAGCAGGGAACAAATGCGGGATTCAAG ATTGTGAACGAGGCCCGTGACTTTATTTTGAATATGTCCATCGAATCCTTGGAGACTGACAATCCAAATCCGTTTCACGTCTTTGCACCA TGTCCCCATGATACGATCTGCCCGAGATATATCATCGACACGACACCATGTAACTTCGAATCATCTTATTTTAACGCGCTGGTGggaaaacaaacggaaataaaaaaggaacgTTTTTCGTATGTCGTCCTGAAGAAAG GCGAGCGCCCTGCAGATGATCCACAGTGGCCTAGGATTGTCAGACCATGTTTGTTTCGTTCAAAGCATATCGTGTGTCGGATGTGTACAGGGACAGGGAAACTTGAGGAGATTGTCTTCACAGCCGCCAAGCACGGAAA ACCGCTCTACAAATGTGTCAAAAACAGCGATTGGGGAGATAAACTACCGCTTCAAATCATAAACCCAAAAGAACCGGACTCCAatgattaa
- the LOC124404126 gene encoding methyltransferase-like protein 17, mitochondrial isoform X3 — translation MLRRFTALEKLQKRWTSARVMVKIDETVNKQIESDELHPKRHPGIIKSKAIELPKWVEKAMVEAAADHPMKPLRQAAGVLANYLNQRHPPMEKHDFINKVTEVQELMTRNIDLSKLSTKEIDEFWSRNQNKVKIKLKQKVYAWAPVEYDAYKSLCYMLARGAQEYSVLHRIFKEIHLADEEFQPKTLFDFGSGIGTVTWVASQFWIKSLQEYYCVDSSGDMNQLAESIIANHPSKLKEVYFRQFLPSSSKIKSDIVVSAFSLFELPNVQARLDVVLNLWMRTNNYLVIVEQGTNAGFKIVNEARDFILNMSIESLETDNPNPFHVFAPASALQMIHSGLGLSDHVCFVQSISCVGCVQGQGNLRRLSSQPPSTENRSTNVSKTAIGEINYRFKS, via the exons ATGCTGCGGAGATTTACGGCACTGGAAAAGCTACAGAAGCGATGG ACTTCGGCGAGAGTGATGGTGAAAATTGACGAGActgtgaataaacaaatagaaTCAGATGAACTGCATCCGAAACGACATCCGGGAATAATAAAGTCAAAAGCCATAGAATTACCGAAATGGGTCGAGAAAGCGATGGTTGAAGCTGCTGCGG ATCACCCAATGAAACCTTTGCGCCAAGCGGCTGGCGTCCTGGctaattatttgaatcaaCGTCATCCACCAATGGAAAAACACGATTTCATTAATAAAGTAACGGAAGTGCAAGAGTTAATGACGAGAAATATCGATCTAAGTAAACTATCTACCAAAGAAATAGATGAGTTTTGGAGTCGAAATCAGAATaaagttaaaattaaattgaaacagAAAGTTTACGCTTGGGCTCCTGTGGAATACGATGCTTACAAGAGTTTATGTTACATGCTGGCTCGTGGAGCTCAGGAATATTCAGTATTACATCGCATATTTAAGGAGATACACCTGGCCGATGAagaatttcagccgaaaacaTTATTTGACTTTGGATCTGGAATCGGCACAGTAACATG GGTGGCGTCTCAATTTTGGATAAAATCGTTGCAAGAATATTACTGCGTAGATTCTTCAGGAGACATGAATCAATTGGCTGAATCCATAATAGCAAATCATCCATCCAAGCTCAAGGAAGTTTACTTTCGGCAATTTTTACCTTCGTCAAGTAAG ATAAAATCAGACATTGTCGTTTCGGCATTTTCGTTATTTGAACTGCCGAACGTGCAAGCCAGGCTCGATGTAGTTTTAAATCTTTGGATGCGGactaataattatttagtCATAGTAGAGCAGGGAACAAATGCGGGATTCAAG ATTGTGAACGAGGCCCGTGACTTTATTTTGAATATGTCCATCGAATCCTTGGAGACTGACAATCCAAATCCGTTTCACGTCTTTGCACCA GCGAGCGCCCTGCAGATGATCCACAGTGGCCTAGGATTGTCAGACCATGTTTGTTTCGTTCAAAGCATATCGTGTGTCGGATGTGTACAGGGACAGGGAAACTTGAGGAGATTGTCTTCACAGCCGCCAAGCACGGAAA ACCGCTCTACAAATGTGTCAAAAACAGCGATTGGGGAGATAAACTACCGCTTCAAATCATAA
- the LOC124404119 gene encoding xenotropic and polytropic retrovirus receptor 1-like isoform X1, whose protein sequence is MKFAEHLAAHITPEWRKQYINYEEMKALLYAAVEQAPAAEAIEPHVLERYFSKFDETFFHYCDKELAKINTFYSEKLAEAMRRYATLTSELSGVQTIADEVKSGGYKGNSGRILHKKPVSARKIQELKLAFSEFYLSLILLQNYQNLNFTGFRKILKKHDKLLNVEVGSKWRAEHVEGALFHIHKDIDRLIGETEAVFTRDLEHGDRQRAMKRLRVPPLGEQLSPWLAFKVGLFSGAFVVLLVAVVLSGAYNNDRSDWRVLCRLYRGPLLMVQFFFLMGINIYGWRSSGVNHVLIFELDPRNHLSEQHIIEMASIFGIVWTLSVLGFLYSDNLGVSPFIQPVLLYAGLTAFLLNPTKTLRHEARFWALRVMGRIFCAPFFYVGFADFWLADQLNSLHTVFLDLQYFVCFYTKNSSWTRVVDAEVCIIHEHSMRPFVACLPAWFRFAQCLRRYWDTKEVFPHLANASKYATSFFVVIFSYLHLAYANRYQTTTQNPYFYLWVVASVVSSCFAYTWDVKLDWGLFEVRNGENKFLREEMVYSSPYYYYFAIVEDFILRFGWAFSLSLTEMGYVHADLMVSIVAPLEVFRRFVWNFFRLENEHLNNCGKFRAVRDISIAPMDRCDHTQILRMMDATDGVRNRRNQTKNDGLKSKPSTLMLDG, encoded by the exons ATGAAATTCGCGGAACACTTGGCCGCTCATATCACTCCGGAATGGAGAAAACAGTACATTAATTACGAG GAAATGAAAGCCTTGCTGTACGCTGCGGTCGAACAAGCTCCAGCGGCAGAAGCGATCGAACCGCATGTTTTGGAAAGGTATTTCAGTAAATTTGACGAAACTTTCTTCCATTATTGTGACAAGGAGTTGGCAAAAATCAACACGTTCTATTCAG AAAAGTTGGCAGAGGCGATGCGTAGATACGCAACCCTTACAAGTGAGCTGAGCGGAGTTCAAACCATCGCCGATGAAGTGAAATCCGGCGGCTATAAAGGCAATAGTGGACGCATACTTCACAAGAAGCCAGTATCTGCGCGTAAGATTCAGGAATTGAAACTTGCCTTTTCCGAGTTTTATCTGTCGCTGATACTGcttcaaaattatcaaaatctcAACTTCACCGGGTTCagaaaaatcttgaagaaaCATGACAAA TTGTTAAACGTTGAAGTAGGATCGAAATGGAGGGCAGAGCACGTGGAGGGCGCGTTATTTCATATTCACAAGGATATCGACAGACTGATTGGAGAAACGGAGGCAGTATTCACCCGCGATCTAGAGCACGGTGATCGTCAACGAGCAATGAAACGTCTACGTGTCCCGCCCTTGGGAGAGCAACTCTCGCCCTGGCTAGCGTTCAAAGTCGGCCTCTTTTCCGGGGCCTTCGTAGTCCTACTCGTCGCCGTTGTGCTTTCCG GGGCCTATAACAACGACAGAAGTGACTGGAGGGTATTGTGTAGGCTCTACCGTGGTCCGCTTTTGATGgtacaattcttttttctcatgggaataaatatttacggTTGGAGGTCCTCAGGCGTTAATCACGTATTAATCTTCGAATTGGACCCACGAAACCACTTGTCGGAACAG CACATCATTGAAATGGCGAGTATTTTTGGAATCGTTTGGACTTTATCGGTGCTCGGGTTTTTGTACAGCGACAATTTAGGAGTTTCCCCATTTATACAGCCG GTTCTGCTGTATGCAGGCTTAACGGCATTCCTTTTGAACCCGACTAAAACCCTGCGACATGAGGCCAGATTTTGGGCATTGCGAGTCATGGGGCGAATTTTTTGTGCGCCATTCTTTTACGTGGGATTCGCCGATTTTTGGCTTGCCGATCAGCTCAACTCCCTTCACACTGTCTTTCTGGACTTGCAATACTTTGTCTGTTTCTATACGAAGAACTCGTCATGGACAAGAGTTGTGG ATGCGGAAGTCTGTATAATACACGAGCACTCGATGAGGCCTTTCGTAGCCTGCCTACCGGCATGGTTCCGATTCGCTCAGTGCCTAAGAAGGTACTGGGACACGAAAGAAGTTTTCCCTCACCTGGCAAACGCATCGAAATACGCAACGAGCTTTTTCGTCGTCATCTTCTCATATCTTCATCTCGCCTACGCTA ATCGTTACCAAACAACGACGCAAAACCCGTATTTCTACCTCTGGGTTGTCGCGAGCGTCGTCAGTTCCTGCTTCGCCTATACTTGGGATGTTAAATTAGACTGGGGCCTATTCGAAGTGCGAAATGGGGAGAACAAGTTTCTTCGCGAAGAGATGGTTTACTCCTCGCCG TATTACTACTACTTCGCGATCGTTGAAGATTTCATCCTCCGATTTGGTTGGGCATTTTCATTATCTCTCACCGAAATGGGCTACGTGCATGCCGATCTGATGGTGTCCATCGTTGCACCCTTAGAAGTATTCAG GCGGTTCGTTTGGAACTTTTTCCGCTTGGAGAACGAGCATTTGAATAACTGCGGTAAGTTTCGAGCAGTCAGAGATATATCGATCGCACCGATGGACCGTTGCGATCACACGCAAATATTGCGAATGATGGATGCTACGGACGGGGTGCGGAATCGTCGGAATCAAACGAAAAACGACGGACTGAAATCTAAGCCGAGCACTTTAATGCTCGATGGATGA
- the LOC124404119 gene encoding xenotropic and polytropic retrovirus receptor 1 homolog isoform X2, protein MKFAEHLAAHITPEWRKQYINYEEMKALLYAAVEQAPAAEAIEPHVLERYFSKFDETFFHYCDKELAKINTFYSEKLAEAMRRYATLTSELSGVQTIADEVKSGGYKGNSGRILHKKPVSARKIQELKLAFSEFYLSLILLQNYQNLNFTGFRKILKKHDKLLNVEVGSKWRAEHVEGALFHIHKDIDRLIGETEAVFTRDLEHGDRQRAMKRLRVPPLGEQLSPWLAFKVGLFSGAFVVLLVAVVLSGAYNNDRSDWRVLCRLYRGPLLMVQFFFLMGINIYGWRSSGVNHVLIFELDPRNHLSEQHIIEMASIFGIVWTLSVLGFLYSDNLGVSPFIQPVLLYAGLTAFLLNPTKTLRHEARFWALRVMGRIFCAPFFYVGFADFWLADQLNSLHTVFLDLQYFVCFYTKNSSWTRVVDRYQTTTQNPYFYLWVVASVVSSCFAYTWDVKLDWGLFEVRNGENKFLREEMVYSSPYYYYFAIVEDFILRFGWAFSLSLTEMGYVHADLMVSIVAPLEVFRRFVWNFFRLENEHLNNCGKFRAVRDISIAPMDRCDHTQILRMMDATDGVRNRRNQTKNDGLKSKPSTLMLDG, encoded by the exons ATGAAATTCGCGGAACACTTGGCCGCTCATATCACTCCGGAATGGAGAAAACAGTACATTAATTACGAG GAAATGAAAGCCTTGCTGTACGCTGCGGTCGAACAAGCTCCAGCGGCAGAAGCGATCGAACCGCATGTTTTGGAAAGGTATTTCAGTAAATTTGACGAAACTTTCTTCCATTATTGTGACAAGGAGTTGGCAAAAATCAACACGTTCTATTCAG AAAAGTTGGCAGAGGCGATGCGTAGATACGCAACCCTTACAAGTGAGCTGAGCGGAGTTCAAACCATCGCCGATGAAGTGAAATCCGGCGGCTATAAAGGCAATAGTGGACGCATACTTCACAAGAAGCCAGTATCTGCGCGTAAGATTCAGGAATTGAAACTTGCCTTTTCCGAGTTTTATCTGTCGCTGATACTGcttcaaaattatcaaaatctcAACTTCACCGGGTTCagaaaaatcttgaagaaaCATGACAAA TTGTTAAACGTTGAAGTAGGATCGAAATGGAGGGCAGAGCACGTGGAGGGCGCGTTATTTCATATTCACAAGGATATCGACAGACTGATTGGAGAAACGGAGGCAGTATTCACCCGCGATCTAGAGCACGGTGATCGTCAACGAGCAATGAAACGTCTACGTGTCCCGCCCTTGGGAGAGCAACTCTCGCCCTGGCTAGCGTTCAAAGTCGGCCTCTTTTCCGGGGCCTTCGTAGTCCTACTCGTCGCCGTTGTGCTTTCCG GGGCCTATAACAACGACAGAAGTGACTGGAGGGTATTGTGTAGGCTCTACCGTGGTCCGCTTTTGATGgtacaattcttttttctcatgggaataaatatttacggTTGGAGGTCCTCAGGCGTTAATCACGTATTAATCTTCGAATTGGACCCACGAAACCACTTGTCGGAACAG CACATCATTGAAATGGCGAGTATTTTTGGAATCGTTTGGACTTTATCGGTGCTCGGGTTTTTGTACAGCGACAATTTAGGAGTTTCCCCATTTATACAGCCG GTTCTGCTGTATGCAGGCTTAACGGCATTCCTTTTGAACCCGACTAAAACCCTGCGACATGAGGCCAGATTTTGGGCATTGCGAGTCATGGGGCGAATTTTTTGTGCGCCATTCTTTTACGTGGGATTCGCCGATTTTTGGCTTGCCGATCAGCTCAACTCCCTTCACACTGTCTTTCTGGACTTGCAATACTTTGTCTGTTTCTATACGAAGAACTCGTCATGGACAAGAGTTGTGG ATCGTTACCAAACAACGACGCAAAACCCGTATTTCTACCTCTGGGTTGTCGCGAGCGTCGTCAGTTCCTGCTTCGCCTATACTTGGGATGTTAAATTAGACTGGGGCCTATTCGAAGTGCGAAATGGGGAGAACAAGTTTCTTCGCGAAGAGATGGTTTACTCCTCGCCG TATTACTACTACTTCGCGATCGTTGAAGATTTCATCCTCCGATTTGGTTGGGCATTTTCATTATCTCTCACCGAAATGGGCTACGTGCATGCCGATCTGATGGTGTCCATCGTTGCACCCTTAGAAGTATTCAG GCGGTTCGTTTGGAACTTTTTCCGCTTGGAGAACGAGCATTTGAATAACTGCGGTAAGTTTCGAGCAGTCAGAGATATATCGATCGCACCGATGGACCGTTGCGATCACACGCAAATATTGCGAATGATGGATGCTACGGACGGGGTGCGGAATCGTCGGAATCAAACGAAAAACGACGGACTGAAATCTAAGCCGAGCACTTTAATGCTCGATGGATGA
- the LOC124404119 gene encoding xenotropic and polytropic retrovirus receptor 1-like isoform X3, with protein sequence MKFAEHLAAHITPEWRKQYINYEEMKALLYAAVEQAPAAEAIEPHVLERYFSKFDETFFHYCDKELAKINTFYSEKLAEAMRRYATLTSELSGVQTIADEVKSGGYKGNSGRILHKKPVSARKIQELKLAFSEFYLSLILLQNYQNLNFTGFRKILKKHDKLLNVEVGSKWRAEHVEGALFHIHKDIDRLIGETEAVFTRDLEHGDRQRAMKRLRVPPLGEQLSPWLAFKVGLFSGAFVVLLVAVVLSGAYNNDRSDWRVLCRLYRGPLLMVQFFFLMGINIYGWRSSGVNHVLIFELDPRNHLSEQHIIEMASIFGIVWTLSVLGFLYSDNLGVSPFIQPVLLYAGLTAFLLNPTKTLRHEARFWALRVMGRIFCAPFFYVGFADFWLADQLNSLHTVFLDLQYFVCFYTKNSSWTRVVDAEVCIIHEHSMRPFVACLPAWFRFAQCLRRYWDTKEVFPHLANASKYATSFFVVIFSYLHLAYANRYQTTTQNPYFYLWVVASVVSSCFAYTWDVKLDWGLFEVRNGENKFLREEMVYSSPKIHVELFATGKRTSQQRWKVSSGKRYFDRTNAL encoded by the exons ATGAAATTCGCGGAACACTTGGCCGCTCATATCACTCCGGAATGGAGAAAACAGTACATTAATTACGAG GAAATGAAAGCCTTGCTGTACGCTGCGGTCGAACAAGCTCCAGCGGCAGAAGCGATCGAACCGCATGTTTTGGAAAGGTATTTCAGTAAATTTGACGAAACTTTCTTCCATTATTGTGACAAGGAGTTGGCAAAAATCAACACGTTCTATTCAG AAAAGTTGGCAGAGGCGATGCGTAGATACGCAACCCTTACAAGTGAGCTGAGCGGAGTTCAAACCATCGCCGATGAAGTGAAATCCGGCGGCTATAAAGGCAATAGTGGACGCATACTTCACAAGAAGCCAGTATCTGCGCGTAAGATTCAGGAATTGAAACTTGCCTTTTCCGAGTTTTATCTGTCGCTGATACTGcttcaaaattatcaaaatctcAACTTCACCGGGTTCagaaaaatcttgaagaaaCATGACAAA TTGTTAAACGTTGAAGTAGGATCGAAATGGAGGGCAGAGCACGTGGAGGGCGCGTTATTTCATATTCACAAGGATATCGACAGACTGATTGGAGAAACGGAGGCAGTATTCACCCGCGATCTAGAGCACGGTGATCGTCAACGAGCAATGAAACGTCTACGTGTCCCGCCCTTGGGAGAGCAACTCTCGCCCTGGCTAGCGTTCAAAGTCGGCCTCTTTTCCGGGGCCTTCGTAGTCCTACTCGTCGCCGTTGTGCTTTCCG GGGCCTATAACAACGACAGAAGTGACTGGAGGGTATTGTGTAGGCTCTACCGTGGTCCGCTTTTGATGgtacaattcttttttctcatgggaataaatatttacggTTGGAGGTCCTCAGGCGTTAATCACGTATTAATCTTCGAATTGGACCCACGAAACCACTTGTCGGAACAG CACATCATTGAAATGGCGAGTATTTTTGGAATCGTTTGGACTTTATCGGTGCTCGGGTTTTTGTACAGCGACAATTTAGGAGTTTCCCCATTTATACAGCCG GTTCTGCTGTATGCAGGCTTAACGGCATTCCTTTTGAACCCGACTAAAACCCTGCGACATGAGGCCAGATTTTGGGCATTGCGAGTCATGGGGCGAATTTTTTGTGCGCCATTCTTTTACGTGGGATTCGCCGATTTTTGGCTTGCCGATCAGCTCAACTCCCTTCACACTGTCTTTCTGGACTTGCAATACTTTGTCTGTTTCTATACGAAGAACTCGTCATGGACAAGAGTTGTGG ATGCGGAAGTCTGTATAATACACGAGCACTCGATGAGGCCTTTCGTAGCCTGCCTACCGGCATGGTTCCGATTCGCTCAGTGCCTAAGAAGGTACTGGGACACGAAAGAAGTTTTCCCTCACCTGGCAAACGCATCGAAATACGCAACGAGCTTTTTCGTCGTCATCTTCTCATATCTTCATCTCGCCTACGCTA ATCGTTACCAAACAACGACGCAAAACCCGTATTTCTACCTCTGGGTTGTCGCGAGCGTCGTCAGTTCCTGCTTCGCCTATACTTGGGATGTTAAATTAGACTGGGGCCTATTCGAAGTGCGAAATGGGGAGAACAAGTTTCTTCGCGAAGAGATGGTTTACTCCTCGCCG AAGATACATGTGGAATTATTTGCGACTGGAAAACGAACATCTCAACAACGTTGGAAAGTTTCGAGCGGTAAGAGATATTTCGATAGGACCAATGCGTTATGA